The following proteins come from a genomic window of Iamia sp. SCSIO 61187:
- a CDS encoding thrombospondin type 3 repeat-containing protein, translating into MHIKKLLAGAAALALAGLAGTLPAAAADSEVVTEGDVTRQVENTPPTDDWVLYTRTGTPPTAGAFVDDADAPLGTGSLQLTTVTGSEKVFLFNYDHIGTDLGDVDDISYSTYRQAGSAQQVAALNLQVDYNGAAAGGFTTLVYEPVYNNATQPVVTGVWQDWSADGSGRWWSTQPINGQGAGATVANFRTWDQIVANNPDAVILGGVGVNQGSGNPGLVSNVDALTFDETTYDFELVKDTDGDGVEDGDDNCINDTNPDQADADGDGQGDPCDPDDDGDGIPDTAPPTDKDQCKKGGYATFNNPSFKNQGQCVSYVAAQQ; encoded by the coding sequence ATGCACATCAAGAAGCTGCTCGCGGGCGCGGCCGCGCTCGCCCTCGCCGGCCTGGCCGGCACCCTGCCGGCCGCCGCCGCTGACAGCGAGGTGGTGACCGAGGGTGACGTGACCCGCCAGGTGGAGAACACCCCGCCCACGGACGACTGGGTGCTCTACACCCGGACGGGGACGCCTCCGACCGCCGGCGCCTTCGTCGACGACGCTGACGCTCCGCTGGGCACCGGGAGCCTCCAGCTCACCACGGTGACCGGCTCGGAGAAGGTGTTCCTCTTCAACTACGACCACATCGGCACCGACTTGGGCGATGTCGACGACATCTCGTACTCGACCTACCGGCAGGCCGGCAGCGCCCAGCAGGTCGCGGCTCTCAACCTGCAGGTCGACTACAACGGCGCGGCCGCCGGCGGGTTCACGACCCTCGTCTACGAGCCCGTCTACAACAACGCCACCCAGCCGGTCGTCACCGGCGTGTGGCAGGACTGGTCGGCGGACGGGTCCGGCCGGTGGTGGTCGACCCAGCCCATCAACGGACAGGGCGCCGGTGCGACGGTCGCGAACTTCAGGACCTGGGACCAGATCGTGGCCAACAACCCCGACGCCGTCATCCTCGGTGGCGTGGGCGTGAACCAGGGCAGCGGCAACCCCGGCCTGGTCTCGAACGTCGACGCCCTCACCTTCGACGAGACCACCTACGACTTCGAGCTCGTCAAGGACACCGACGGCGACGGCGTCGAGGACGGCGACGACAACTGCATCAACGACACCAACCCCGACCAGGCCGACGCCGACGGCGACGGCCAGGGCGACCCCTGCGACCCGGACGACGATGGCGACGGCATCCCCGACACCGCCCCGCCCACCGACAAGGACCAGTGCAAGAAGGGCGGGTACGCCACGTTCAACAACCCCTCGTTCAAGAACCAGGGGCAGTGCGTGAGCTACGTGGCCGCCCAGCAGTAG
- the glnA gene encoding type I glutamate--ammonia ligase, protein MEQRTPAEVLDVIAEHEVAFVDFRFSDLPGVMQHVTIPAAVLDEGHFETGHPFDGSSVRGFQQIQESDMILIPDPDTGYLDPFRQHPTYVLHCFVADPLTGESYSRDPRHIARKAEQHLFSTGLADTAFFGPEPEFFVFDDVRFATRPNGSFYEVDSVEAQWNTGRDEGPNLGHKPRTKEGYFPVPPMDHLQDLRSQMSLTLESVGVPVELHHHEVASGGQGEIGIQYDTLLAMADKLMTFKYVLKSTAWEAGKSLTFMPKPVFEDNGSGMHTHQSLWKGGEPLFYDETGYAGLSDLARWYIGGLLHHAPALLAFTNPTTNSFKRLVPGYEAPVNLVYSQRNRSASCRIPIANLSPKAKRVEFRCPDSTCNPYLAFSAMLLAGLDGIEKRIEPPEPVDKDLYDLPPEELAGVPQVPASLEAALDALEADSDFLRAGDVFTDDLLETWVSYKRTHEVDALRLRPHPYEFTLYYDI, encoded by the coding sequence GTGGAGCAGCGCACGCCGGCCGAGGTGCTCGACGTCATCGCCGAGCACGAGGTCGCCTTCGTCGACTTCCGGTTCTCGGACCTGCCCGGGGTGATGCAGCACGTCACCATCCCCGCCGCGGTGCTCGACGAGGGCCACTTCGAGACCGGCCACCCCTTCGACGGCAGCTCGGTGCGGGGGTTCCAGCAGATCCAGGAGTCGGACATGATCCTGATCCCGGATCCCGACACCGGCTACCTCGACCCGTTCCGGCAGCATCCCACCTACGTGCTGCACTGCTTCGTGGCCGACCCCCTGACGGGCGAGAGCTACAGCCGCGACCCGCGCCACATCGCCCGCAAGGCCGAGCAGCACCTGTTCTCCACCGGCCTGGCCGACACCGCCTTCTTCGGCCCGGAGCCGGAGTTCTTCGTCTTCGACGACGTCCGCTTCGCGACCCGCCCCAACGGCTCGTTCTACGAGGTCGACTCGGTCGAGGCGCAGTGGAACACCGGGCGCGACGAGGGCCCGAACCTGGGTCACAAGCCCCGCACCAAGGAGGGGTACTTCCCGGTCCCGCCCATGGACCACCTCCAGGACCTGCGCTCGCAGATGAGCCTCACCCTGGAGTCGGTCGGCGTCCCCGTCGAGCTCCACCACCACGAGGTCGCCTCGGGCGGCCAGGGTGAGATCGGCATCCAGTACGACACCCTCCTCGCCATGGCCGACAAGCTGATGACGTTCAAGTACGTCCTCAAGTCGACGGCGTGGGAGGCGGGCAAGAGCCTCACGTTCATGCCCAAGCCGGTGTTCGAGGACAACGGCTCGGGGATGCACACCCACCAGTCGCTGTGGAAGGGCGGCGAGCCGCTGTTCTACGACGAGACCGGGTACGCCGGGCTGTCGGACCTGGCCCGCTGGTACATCGGCGGGCTGCTGCACCACGCCCCTGCGCTGCTGGCGTTCACCAACCCGACGACCAACAGCTTCAAGCGGCTGGTGCCCGGCTACGAGGCGCCCGTGAACCTCGTCTACAGCCAGCGCAACCGGTCGGCGTCGTGCCGGATCCCGATCGCCAACCTCTCCCCCAAGGCCAAGCGGGTCGAGTTCCGCTGCCCCGACTCCACCTGCAACCCGTACCTCGCCTTCAGCGCCATGCTGCTGGCCGGCCTGGACGGGATCGAGAAGCGCATCGAGCCGCCCGAGCCGGTCGACAAGGACCTGTACGACCTGCCGCCCGAGGAGCTGGCCGGCGTGCCCCAGGTCCCGGCCTCGCTCGAGGCCGCCCTTGACGCCCTCGAGGCTGACAGCGACTTCCTCCGCGCCGGTGACGTCTTCACCGACGACCTCCTCGAGACGTGGGTGTCCTACAAGCGCACCCACGAGGTCGATGCCCTCCGCCTGCGCCCCCACCCCTACGAGTTCACGCTGTACTACGACATCTGA
- the glnII gene encoding glutamine synthetase, with protein MAIKAEYIWIDGTEPTARLRSKTKVVAEAPDEWPIWGFDGSSTNQAPGDQSDCVLQPVKVVPDPIRGGDDVLVLCEVLLIDMTPHPTNTRAALRAIDDQFADQEPLFGIEQEYTFFSDGHPLGFPKGGFPAPQGFYYCGIGADEVYGRDIVEAHLEACLEAGITLSGINAEVMPGQWEFQVGPLSPLEVSDQMWLARYLLYRIAEDFDVAATLDPKPVKGDWNGAGAHTNFSTKAMREGYDAIIAACEALGAPGKVEEHIAGYGADIEHRLTGLHETAPWSEYSYGVSNRGASVRIPWQVAQDKKGYIEDRRPNANMDPYVVTRLITNTICSAAL; from the coding sequence GTGGCGATCAAGGCCGAGTACATCTGGATCGACGGCACCGAGCCGACCGCCCGCCTGCGGTCGAAGACCAAGGTCGTCGCCGAGGCGCCGGACGAGTGGCCCATCTGGGGCTTCGACGGGTCCAGCACCAACCAGGCCCCCGGCGACCAGTCGGACTGCGTCCTCCAGCCGGTCAAGGTCGTGCCCGACCCCATCCGGGGCGGCGACGACGTCCTGGTGCTGTGCGAGGTCCTGCTCATCGACATGACCCCCCACCCGACCAACACGCGGGCGGCGCTGCGGGCCATCGACGACCAGTTCGCCGACCAGGAGCCGCTGTTCGGCATCGAGCAGGAGTACACCTTCTTCTCCGATGGCCACCCCCTCGGCTTCCCGAAGGGCGGCTTCCCGGCGCCGCAGGGCTTCTACTACTGCGGCATCGGCGCCGACGAGGTCTACGGCCGCGACATCGTCGAGGCCCACCTCGAGGCGTGCCTCGAGGCCGGCATCACCCTCTCGGGCATCAACGCCGAGGTCATGCCCGGCCAGTGGGAGTTCCAGGTCGGCCCGCTCTCGCCCCTCGAGGTGTCGGACCAGATGTGGCTCGCCCGCTACCTCCTGTACCGCATCGCCGAGGACTTCGACGTCGCCGCCACCCTCGACCCCAAGCCGGTCAAGGGTGACTGGAACGGCGCCGGCGCCCACACCAACTTCTCGACCAAGGCCATGCGCGAGGGCTACGACGCCATCATCGCCGCCTGCGAGGCGCTCGGCGCCCCGGGCAAGGTCGAGGAGCACATCGCCGGCTACGGCGCCGACATCGAGCACCGCCTCACCGGCCTGCACGAGACGGCCCCGTGGAGCGAGTACAGCTACGGCGTCTCCAACCGCGGCGCCTCGGTCCGCATCCCCTGGCAGGTCGCCCAGGACAAGAAGGGCTACATCGAGGACCGTCGGCCCAACGCCAACATGGACCCCTACGTCGTCACCCGGCTGATCACCAACACGATCTGCTCGGCCGCCCTGTAG
- the glnA gene encoding type I glutamate--ammonia ligase — protein sequence MDPQKAYVLRTVEERGVRLIRLWFTDVVGQLKSFAISPAELESAFDEGMQFDGSAIDGFSRIQESDVLARPDPGSFELLPWGQTDETAARMFCDITNLDGSPFEGDPRQVLKRNLDRARERGFSFYVAPEMEFFYFADEEGGMGHRAPTPLDNGSYFDLTTADVSSDLRKRTIHTLEAMGIPVEYSFHEDSPSQHEIDLRYTDALTMADNVMTFRLVVREIAMERGVHATFMPKPISGVQGSGMHTHMSLYEGDSNAFADASDPYRLSKIGRGFIAGLLHHAPEITAVTNQLVNSYKRLIPGTEAPAHVSWARNNRSALIRVPVTKSGKDASVRIEFRSPDPACNPYLAFSVILAAGLKGLDEGYDLPEETTTNVFELTPAQRAAEGLRELPQSLADALDVMEGSELVAEALGEHIFGWFIRNKRSEWADYKKQVTPYELERYLAAW from the coding sequence GTGGATCCCCAGAAGGCCTACGTGTTGCGCACCGTCGAGGAGCGGGGAGTCCGGCTCATCCGGCTCTGGTTCACCGACGTCGTGGGCCAGCTCAAGTCCTTCGCCATCTCCCCCGCCGAGCTCGAGTCGGCCTTCGACGAGGGGATGCAGTTCGACGGCAGCGCCATCGACGGCTTCAGCCGCATCCAGGAGTCCGACGTGCTGGCCCGGCCCGACCCCGGCAGCTTCGAGCTCCTCCCGTGGGGCCAGACCGACGAGACCGCGGCCCGCATGTTCTGCGACATCACGAACCTCGACGGCAGCCCGTTCGAGGGCGACCCCCGCCAGGTCCTCAAGCGCAACCTCGACCGGGCCCGGGAGCGGGGCTTCAGCTTCTACGTCGCCCCCGAGATGGAGTTCTTCTACTTCGCCGACGAGGAGGGCGGGATGGGCCATCGAGCGCCCACGCCGCTCGACAACGGGTCGTACTTCGACCTCACGACCGCCGACGTCAGCTCCGACCTCCGCAAGCGCACCATCCACACGCTCGAGGCCATGGGCATCCCGGTCGAGTACTCCTTCCACGAGGACAGCCCCAGCCAGCACGAGATCGACCTGCGCTACACCGACGCCCTCACGATGGCCGACAACGTGATGACGTTCCGCCTGGTGGTGCGGGAGATCGCCATGGAGCGCGGCGTGCACGCCACCTTCATGCCGAAGCCGATCAGCGGCGTGCAGGGCTCGGGGATGCACACCCACATGTCGCTCTACGAGGGCGACAGCAACGCCTTCGCCGACGCCAGCGACCCCTACCGGCTGTCGAAGATCGGGCGGGGCTTCATCGCCGGGCTGCTCCACCACGCCCCCGAGATCACCGCCGTCACCAACCAGCTGGTCAACTCCTACAAGCGGCTCATCCCCGGCACCGAGGCCCCGGCCCACGTGTCGTGGGCCCGCAACAACCGCTCCGCCCTCATCCGGGTGCCGGTCACCAAGTCGGGCAAGGACGCCTCGGTCCGGATCGAGTTCCGCTCCCCCGACCCGGCCTGCAACCCGTACCTGGCCTTCTCGGTCATCCTCGCCGCCGGGCTCAAGGGCCTCGACGAGGGCTACGACCTCCCCGAGGAGACCACCACCAACGTCTTCGAGCTGACGCCGGCCCAGCGGGCGGCCGAGGGGCTGCGCGAGCTCCCCCAGTCGCTGGCCGACGCCCTCGACGTGATGGAGGGCTCCGAGCTGGTGGCCGAGGCCCTCGGCGAGCACATCTTCGGCTGGTTCATCCGCAACAAGCGGAGCGAGTGGGCCGACTACAAGAAGCAGGTCACCCCCTACGAGCTGGAGCGCTACCTCGCGGCCTGGTAG
- a CDS encoding winged helix-turn-helix domain-containing protein, translated as MEPWLVYPDPPPPELVQTLELAGHAWKAIPDEVAVARLDPETSWRGAVVTLGDAPETGLAVCRALRKRDVPIEPVLLLVRGAGLADLELRDDLYDDFCLDPFHPRELEARLRHLLWRAGSGSGPEMIEYGGLALNLETYQAAIENRPLDLTYMEYELLKFLAQHPGRVFTRETLLSRVWGYEYYGGARTVDVHVRRLRAKLGEEHAGLITTVRSVGYRFGQSRWGS; from the coding sequence ATGGAGCCCTGGCTCGTCTACCCCGATCCCCCGCCGCCCGAGCTGGTGCAGACCCTCGAGCTGGCCGGTCACGCCTGGAAGGCCATCCCCGACGAGGTCGCCGTCGCCCGCCTCGACCCCGAGACGAGCTGGCGCGGTGCCGTCGTGACCCTGGGCGACGCCCCCGAGACCGGCCTCGCCGTCTGCCGGGCCCTGCGGAAGCGGGACGTGCCCATCGAGCCCGTCCTGCTCCTCGTCCGGGGCGCCGGCCTGGCCGACCTCGAGCTGCGCGACGACCTCTACGACGACTTCTGCCTCGACCCGTTCCACCCCCGCGAGCTCGAGGCCCGGCTCCGGCACCTGCTGTGGCGGGCCGGCAGCGGGTCCGGCCCGGAGATGATCGAGTACGGCGGGCTGGCCCTCAACCTGGAGACCTACCAGGCGGCCATCGAGAACCGGCCGCTCGACCTCACGTACATGGAGTACGAGCTGCTCAAGTTCCTGGCCCAGCACCCCGGACGGGTGTTCACCCGAGAGACCCTGCTGAGCCGGGTCTGGGGCTACGAGTACTACGGCGGCGCCCGCACCGTCGACGTCCACGTGCGGCGGCTCCGGGCCAAGCTGGGCGAGGAGCACGCCGGCCTCATCACCACGGTGCGCTCGGTCGGCTACCGCTTCGGCCAGTCCCGCTGGGGCTCGTAG
- a CDS encoding RidA family protein, whose product MTNAPYTPVVTAGGWIAVSGQVPLRDGTFLHDKPFAEQVDAVLANVVDRLAEAGASLADVVKTTVFLTDMADYPVLNERWVATFADPRPARSCVAVAALPFDCRVEVECWAMAPS is encoded by the coding sequence ATGACGAACGCCCCGTACACGCCCGTCGTGACCGCCGGAGGGTGGATCGCCGTGTCCGGTCAGGTCCCCCTGCGCGACGGCACCTTCCTCCACGACAAGCCCTTCGCCGAGCAGGTCGACGCGGTCCTGGCCAACGTGGTCGACCGTCTGGCCGAGGCCGGCGCCTCGCTGGCCGACGTGGTGAAGACCACCGTCTTCCTCACCGACATGGCCGACTACCCGGTCCTCAACGAGCGGTGGGTCGCCACCTTCGCCGACCCCCGTCCCGCCCGCTCCTGCGTCGCCGTGGCCGCCCTGCCCTTCGACTGCCGCGTCGAGGTGGAGTGCTGGGCGATGGCGCCCTCGTAG
- a CDS encoding 2Fe-2S iron-sulfur cluster-binding protein encodes MTDPAPSSQPPASTVALEVDGRPVEVADDGITLLDALRDHLGVRSAKDGCSPQGQCGCCTVLVDGSPRVACVTPLRRVAGRRITTVDGLDPDVAAAWADAFAATGASQCGFCTPGIICRLEGARAKGVAPDDEAGVDRALAAHLCRCTGWRPIHDAYAAVAAPTGPSARPAGPDRDLDAASRRAGIEGHAPQTVGPEVALGRGGFADDSAPADALVAVPDGRGGWIVAETLAAARRQAGKVQGRRTTVDPVPPLDLPAGEWAATLRTCWVEPAYLEPDAAWCAPGGDPVGPLVNGGAFGGKRSSPVASAARALADRHDRPVRVLLAREDVVRLGPKRPPVAGGVRPDGTGVLRIVATPGVAAAVARVAPGLVVEEVETAGPPTDAGLRAAGWAEAALLLAAVARPGPVTGPDGGEAEATIAADGSVRVRVSAGDPLDPVVLRSFCIGAAHQALSWIRSEGLAVTPDGVIEDLTIRSFGILKASEMPPVEVEVVASDRPPVNGSDAVFVAVATAAWLAAGAPTDLPTGLP; translated from the coding sequence GTGACCGACCCGGCCCCCTCATCGCAGCCCCCGGCGAGCACCGTGGCCCTCGAGGTCGACGGTCGCCCGGTGGAGGTGGCCGACGACGGGATCACCCTCCTCGACGCCCTGCGCGACCACCTCGGCGTGCGCTCGGCCAAGGACGGCTGCTCCCCCCAGGGCCAGTGCGGGTGCTGCACGGTGCTCGTCGACGGGTCGCCGCGCGTCGCCTGCGTCACCCCCCTGCGGCGGGTCGCCGGGCGTCGGATCACGACCGTGGACGGGCTCGATCCCGACGTCGCCGCGGCGTGGGCCGACGCCTTCGCCGCGACCGGCGCCAGCCAGTGCGGGTTCTGCACCCCGGGGATCATCTGCCGGCTGGAGGGGGCCCGGGCCAAGGGCGTGGCCCCCGACGACGAGGCCGGCGTCGACCGGGCGCTCGCCGCCCACCTGTGCCGGTGCACCGGGTGGCGGCCCATCCACGACGCCTACGCGGCCGTCGCCGCACCCACGGGGCCGTCGGCGCGCCCCGCCGGCCCGGACCGCGACCTCGATGCCGCGTCGCGGCGGGCCGGCATCGAGGGCCACGCCCCCCAGACGGTCGGGCCCGAGGTCGCCCTGGGCCGGGGTGGGTTCGCCGACGACAGCGCCCCCGCCGACGCCCTCGTCGCCGTCCCCGACGGGCGCGGTGGCTGGATCGTCGCCGAGACCCTCGCCGCCGCCCGCCGCCAGGCCGGCAAGGTCCAGGGCCGACGCACCACCGTCGACCCCGTGCCTCCGCTCGACCTGCCGGCGGGGGAGTGGGCGGCGACGCTCCGCACCTGCTGGGTCGAGCCCGCCTACCTCGAACCCGATGCGGCCTGGTGCGCGCCCGGCGGCGATCCGGTCGGCCCGCTGGTCAACGGCGGCGCCTTCGGCGGCAAGCGCTCGTCGCCGGTCGCCTCGGCGGCGCGCGCCCTCGCCGACCGCCACGACCGCCCCGTGCGCGTCCTCCTCGCCCGCGAGGACGTCGTCCGGCTCGGCCCCAAGCGGCCCCCCGTCGCCGGCGGAGTGCGCCCCGACGGCACCGGGGTCCTGCGCATCGTGGCCACGCCGGGGGTTGCGGCGGCCGTGGCCCGGGTCGCCCCGGGGCTGGTGGTCGAGGAGGTCGAGACGGCGGGCCCGCCCACCGACGCCGGCCTGCGCGCCGCCGGCTGGGCCGAGGCCGCCCTGCTGCTCGCCGCCGTCGCCCGTCCGGGGCCCGTCACCGGCCCCGACGGGGGCGAGGCCGAGGCGACCATCGCCGCCGACGGGTCGGTGCGGGTGCGGGTGTCCGCCGGCGACCCCCTCGACCCCGTCGTCCTGCGCAGCTTCTGCATCGGCGCCGCCCACCAGGCGCTGTCGTGGATCCGCAGCGAGGGCCTGGCGGTGACGCCCGACGGCGTCATCGAGGACCTGACCATCCGCTCGTTCGGGATCCTCAAGGCCTCCGAGATGCCGCCGGTGGAGGTCGAGGTCGTGGCGTCCGACCGGCCGCCGGTCAACGGATCCGACGCCGTGTTCGTCGCCGTGGCCACCGCCGCCTGGCTGGCGGCCGGCGCCCCCACCGACCTCCCGACCGGCCTACCGTGA
- the erpA gene encoding iron-sulfur cluster insertion protein ErpA, whose amino-acid sequence MIALTDKAASKVSELITAEGDEGLALRVAVRPGGCSGFSYDMFFDTEIADDDLSVEKDGVKVVVDPSSAMLLEGATLDYADGLTQAGFSINNPNAQRTCGCGQSFS is encoded by the coding sequence GTGATCGCACTCACCGACAAGGCCGCCAGCAAGGTCTCGGAGCTCATCACCGCCGAGGGTGACGAGGGCCTGGCCCTCCGGGTCGCCGTCCGTCCCGGCGGCTGCTCGGGCTTCAGCTACGACATGTTCTTCGACACCGAGATCGCCGACGACGACCTCTCGGTAGAGAAGGACGGCGTCAAGGTCGTCGTCGACCCGTCGAGCGCCATGCTGCTCGAGGGCGCCACCCTCGACTACGCCGACGGCCTCACCCAGGCCGGCTTCTCCATCAACAACCCGAACGCCCAGCGCACCTGCGGCTGCGGCCAGAGCTTCAGCTGA
- a CDS encoding metalloregulator ArsR/SmtB family transcription factor, producing the protein MDGDTPGQVSGDPVVERPDGPDDAHDAGRLAVLKALGDNTRYAIYLELARSPRPLATADVAAVLDLHPNTVRPHLERMRDVGLLEVRTDSRGGVGRPQHLYSLAADAPSLGLEPASFPILARMLLRIAASTGADGADALDAGRDQGRADGERLRHRGCLTAVVAQLDAMGFDPALLIDEDPVAGAEAVTIAFAHCPFRDLATQRPDLLCGLHRGLIEGVVDATGGGEVVGFGSLVDRDPCQVEIRLSADPATEPAPA; encoded by the coding sequence GTGGACGGCGACACCCCGGGTCAGGTGAGCGGCGACCCTGTCGTCGAGCGCCCCGACGGACCCGACGACGCCCACGACGCCGGCCGCCTGGCGGTGCTCAAGGCCCTCGGCGACAACACCCGCTACGCCATCTACCTGGAGCTGGCCCGGTCCCCCCGCCCCCTGGCCACCGCCGACGTGGCCGCCGTGCTCGACCTCCACCCCAACACGGTCCGCCCCCACCTCGAGCGCATGCGCGACGTGGGCCTGCTCGAGGTCCGGACCGACTCCCGCGGTGGGGTGGGCCGGCCCCAGCACCTCTACTCCCTCGCCGCCGACGCCCCCAGCCTGGGCCTGGAGCCGGCGTCGTTCCCGATCCTGGCCCGCATGCTGCTGCGCATCGCCGCGTCCACCGGGGCCGACGGGGCCGACGCCCTCGACGCCGGGCGCGACCAGGGCCGGGCCGACGGCGAGCGCCTCCGGCACCGGGGCTGTCTGACCGCGGTGGTCGCCCAGCTGGACGCCATGGGCTTCGACCCCGCCCTGCTGATCGACGAGGACCCGGTCGCCGGGGCCGAGGCCGTCACCATCGCCTTCGCCCACTGTCCCTTCCGGGACCTGGCCACCCAACGCCCCGACCTGCTCTGCGGCCTGCACCGCGGCCTCATCGAGGGGGTGGTCGACGCCACCGGAGGGGGCGAGGTCGTCGGCTTCGGGTCCCTGGTCGACCGCGACCCCTGCCAGGTGGAGATCCGGCTGTCGGCCGACCCCGCCACCGAGCCCGCACCGGCCTGA
- a CDS encoding Mrp/NBP35 family ATP-binding protein codes for MKVDLDELRALLRGVIDPELGSDIVDLGMVRSITATDEGAVTVTIALTTSGCPLRAQIQRDIRTRLGSVPGVASVKLEWSEMTAEERTGAMAKARFNVSQRDEDTAVGPTTKVILVASGKGGVGKSSVTVNLATAMAARGLKVGVLDADVWGFSVPRMLGIDGRLAGHERDGRKVMVPHRKPVGSGELRVISMGFLVEDEASALMWRGLMLNRGVQHFLQDVEWGDDLDYLLVDMPPGTGDVQMGVAKLIPRAEVLVVTTPALAAQKVAERAVSMARKSYLRVAGVVENMSAFTCDHGETYALFGTGGGAALAESSGAPLLAQIPLEADVVRGGDTGEPAALGDGPAAEAFRALAEAVVVEAVPPVAMAGCTARMLDAAVAALDALDESEAGAPAETPVDLPT; via the coding sequence GTGAAGGTCGACCTCGATGAGCTGCGAGCACTGCTGCGGGGCGTGATCGACCCGGAGCTGGGCAGCGACATCGTCGATCTCGGCATGGTTCGGTCGATCACCGCCACCGACGAGGGCGCCGTCACCGTCACCATCGCCCTCACCACCTCCGGGTGCCCGCTGCGGGCCCAGATCCAGCGCGACATCCGCACCCGCCTCGGCTCCGTGCCCGGCGTGGCGTCGGTGAAGCTGGAGTGGTCGGAGATGACGGCCGAGGAGCGCACCGGCGCCATGGCCAAGGCCCGCTTCAACGTCTCCCAGCGCGACGAGGACACCGCCGTCGGCCCCACCACCAAGGTGATCCTGGTGGCGTCGGGCAAGGGCGGGGTCGGCAAGTCGTCGGTCACCGTCAACCTCGCCACCGCCATGGCCGCCCGGGGCCTGAAGGTCGGGGTCCTCGACGCCGACGTCTGGGGGTTCTCGGTCCCCCGCATGCTCGGCATCGACGGCCGCCTGGCCGGCCACGAGCGCGACGGCCGCAAGGTGATGGTCCCCCACCGCAAGCCGGTCGGGTCCGGCGAGCTGCGGGTCATCTCCATGGGCTTCCTCGTCGAGGACGAGGCGTCGGCCCTGATGTGGCGCGGCCTGATGCTGAACCGGGGCGTGCAGCACTTCTTGCAGGACGTCGAGTGGGGCGACGACCTCGACTACCTGCTCGTCGACATGCCGCCGGGCACCGGCGACGTCCAGATGGGCGTGGCCAAGCTGATCCCCCGGGCCGAGGTCCTCGTGGTCACCACGCCCGCACTCGCCGCCCAGAAGGTCGCCGAGCGGGCGGTCAGCATGGCCCGCAAGAGCTACCTGCGGGTGGCCGGCGTGGTCGAGAACATGAGCGCCTTCACCTGCGACCACGGCGAGACCTACGCCCTGTTCGGCACCGGTGGCGGCGCCGCCCTGGCCGAGTCGTCGGGCGCCCCCCTCCTCGCCCAGATCCCCCTCGAGGCCGACGTCGTGCGGGGCGGCGACACCGGCGAGCCCGCCGCCCTGGGCGACGGCCCGGCGGCCGAGGCCTTCCGGGCCCTGGCCGAGGCCGTCGTGGTCGAGGCCGTCCCGCCCGTCGCCATGGCCGGCTGCACCGCCCGCATGCTCGACGCCGCCGTGGCCGCCCTCGACGCCCTCGACGAGTCCGAGGCCGGGGCCCCCGCCGAGACCCCGGTCGACCTGCCCACCTGA
- a CDS encoding response regulator transcription factor — protein MTGPGPLRVVIADDQPVVRAGFAAILDAQPDIEVRGEAADGREAVEVARRVRPDVVLMDVRMPVLDGIAATTALAGPGVTDPLRVLILTTFDLDEHVHDALRAGASGFLLKDASRGQLVDAVRTVARGDALLAPSVTRRLLDRLAPPTPTARVDEVLRDLTEREREVLLAMARGRTNGEIAAELHLGESTVKTHVNRVFAKLGLRDRVQAVILAYDLGLVQPGD, from the coding sequence GTGACCGGGCCCGGCCCGCTGCGGGTCGTCATCGCCGACGACCAGCCCGTCGTGCGCGCCGGCTTCGCCGCCATCCTCGACGCCCAGCCCGACATCGAGGTCCGGGGCGAGGCGGCCGACGGCCGGGAGGCGGTGGAGGTCGCCCGTCGCGTCCGGCCCGACGTGGTCCTGATGGACGTGCGCATGCCCGTCCTCGACGGCATCGCTGCCACCACCGCCCTCGCCGGGCCGGGGGTGACCGACCCGCTGCGGGTGCTGATCCTCACCACCTTCGACCTCGACGAGCACGTCCACGACGCCCTGCGGGCCGGTGCCTCGGGGTTCCTCCTGAAGGACGCCAGCCGCGGCCAGCTGGTCGACGCCGTGCGCACCGTGGCCCGGGGCGACGCCCTGCTGGCCCCGTCGGTGACCCGTCGGCTGCTCGACCGCCTCGCCCCGCCGACGCCGACGGCGCGGGTCGACGAGGTCCTCCGCGACCTGACCGAGCGCGAGCGGGAGGTCCTCCTGGCGATGGCCCGGGGGCGCACCAACGGCGAGATCGCGGCCGAGCTCCACCTGGGCGAGTCGACGGTGAAGACCCACGTCAACCGGGTGTTCGCCAAGCTCGGCCTCCGCGACCGGGTCCAGGCCGTGATCCTGGCCTACGACCTCGGCCTGGTGCAGCCCGGCGACTGA